The Choloepus didactylus isolate mChoDid1 chromosome Y unlocalized genomic scaffold, mChoDid1.pri SUPER_Y_unloc2, whole genome shotgun sequence genome includes a window with the following:
- the LOC119525952 gene encoding cytochrome c oxidase subunit 7B, mitochondrial-like — protein MFPLAKNALSRLGVRSIQQTIARQSHQKRAPDFHDTYGNAVLASGATFCVAVWTYITTQIRIEWNLSPFGRVTPKEWRDQ, from the exons ATGTTTCCCTTGGCCAAAAATGCACTGAGTCGTCTCGGAG ttcGAAGCATTCAGCAAACAATAGCAAGGCAGAGCCACCAGAAACGTGCACCTGATTTCCATGACACATACGGTAATGCTGTATTAGCTAGTGGAGCCACTTTCTGTGTTGCTGTATGGACGTATATAA CAACACAAATTAGAATAGAATGGAACCTGTCCCCTTTTGGCAGAGTCACCCCAAAGGAATGGAGAGATCAGTAA